A stretch of Desulfurivibrio alkaliphilus AHT 2 DNA encodes these proteins:
- the pstA gene encoding phosphate ABC transporter permease PstA, whose translation MHETLLDNPAAQPISLRRRYFRDHLVRVLLAAATCLVLVPLGIVISYVVIQGVGALNWDFFTQELGSPARAQLGQPTGLVHTIIGTLVVDSLALLLAVPLGIGAGIMLAEYPDHRLNPLLRLLNDTLNGMPAILKGLLAFALIVKPMGTFSGIAGAVALGFVMLPIIARATESALSIIPWSIREAGLALGLPRWRVVLSAIIPAAKVGLVTGVLIAFARAVGEAAPLLFTSFGNNYLPGRWTGWLLGPVDTLPQRLYSLAISPYKQWHEMGWAAGIVLLGLVIFAFIVARLAVRGKR comes from the coding sequence ATGCATGAAACTTTACTGGATAATCCGGCGGCGCAGCCCATCAGTCTGCGACGGCGCTATTTTCGTGATCACCTGGTGCGGGTGCTGCTGGCCGCCGCCACCTGCCTGGTGCTGGTGCCGTTGGGGATTGTGATCAGTTATGTGGTGATCCAGGGGGTCGGGGCCTTGAACTGGGATTTTTTCACCCAGGAGCTGGGCTCACCCGCCCGCGCCCAACTGGGACAACCCACCGGTTTGGTCCATACCATCATCGGTACCCTGGTGGTGGACTCCCTGGCCCTGCTGCTGGCCGTACCATTGGGGATCGGGGCCGGGATCATGCTGGCCGAATACCCGGACCACCGCTTAAACCCGCTGTTGCGGCTGCTGAACGATACCTTGAACGGGATGCCGGCCATTCTTAAGGGGTTGCTGGCCTTTGCCCTGATCGTCAAGCCCATGGGCACCTTCTCCGGCATTGCCGGGGCGGTGGCGCTGGGGTTTGTAATGCTGCCGATCATCGCCCGGGCCACTGAAAGCGCGCTTTCCATCATTCCCTGGTCAATCAGGGAGGCCGGCCTGGCGCTGGGTTTGCCCCGTTGGCGAGTGGTGCTCTCGGCCATCATTCCCGCCGCCAAGGTGGGGCTGGTCACCGGGGTTCTGATCGCCTTTGCCCGGGCGGTGGGGGAAGCAGCGCCGCTGCTGTTCACCTCTTTTGGCAACAATTATCTGCCCGGCCGCTGGACCGGCTGGTTGCTGGGGCCGGTGGATACGCTGCCGCAGCGGCTTTACAGCCTGGCGATCAGCCCCTATAAGCAGTGGCATGAGATGGGCTGGGCGGCCGGGATTGTCCTGCTGGGGCTGGTGATCTTTGCCTTTATCGTGGCCCGCCTGGCGGTGCGCGGTAAGCGGTAA
- the pstC gene encoding phosphate ABC transporter permease subunit PstC, which produces MSADNSASSLVRRSPPLLYRWLGDRIFLVLVTLFGLTVMALAVSMAVVLYQEGAAAIHRFGFIGFLTGTTWDPALRLEFGALPFLIGTLVTSVAALALAFFPALAVAIFSAEYAPRWLAHIIDALVDLIAAVPSVVVGIWGIFVLAPWLREKCYMPIYMWAAESRPELLPVLGSPIGYGMTTAVIVLALMIVPFTAALSRDAIRLVPASQREAAWALGATRWEVIRMAVLPYARGGIVAGAILSFGRAIGETMAVAMLIGNKNTLPFNIFGPAATMPSVIINEFREAVENLHLSSLMAIGFYLFLISLVVNLVAAWIQRKMLVGGRGI; this is translated from the coding sequence TTGTCCGCCGATAACTCCGCTTCATCGCTGGTCCGCCGTTCCCCGCCGCTTCTTTACCGCTGGTTGGGCGACCGGATCTTTCTGGTTCTGGTCACTCTTTTCGGGCTTACGGTAATGGCCCTGGCCGTGTCCATGGCGGTGGTGCTCTACCAGGAAGGGGCCGCCGCCATTCACCGTTTTGGTTTTATCGGGTTTCTCACCGGCACCACCTGGGACCCGGCCTTGCGCCTGGAATTCGGCGCGCTGCCGTTTCTGATCGGCACCCTGGTAACCAGTGTGGCCGCGTTGGCGCTGGCCTTTTTCCCGGCGCTGGCGGTGGCGATATTTTCAGCCGAATACGCCCCCCGCTGGCTGGCCCATATCATCGACGCCCTGGTTGACCTGATTGCCGCCGTGCCCAGCGTGGTGGTGGGGATCTGGGGTATTTTCGTGCTGGCCCCCTGGCTGCGCGAAAAATGCTATATGCCGATTTACATGTGGGCGGCCGAAAGCCGGCCCGAGTTGTTGCCGGTGCTGGGCAGCCCCATCGGCTACGGGATGACCACGGCGGTGATCGTCCTGGCTCTGATGATCGTGCCCTTTACCGCGGCGCTCAGCCGTGACGCCATCCGCCTGGTGCCGGCCTCCCAGCGTGAGGCTGCCTGGGCCCTGGGGGCCACCCGCTGGGAGGTGATCAGGATGGCGGTGCTGCCGTACGCCCGTGGCGGCATTGTTGCCGGCGCCATTCTCTCCTTTGGGCGGGCCATTGGTGAAACCATGGCCGTGGCGATGCTGATCGGCAACAAGAATACCCTGCCTTTCAATATTTTCGGCCCGGCGGCGACCATGCCCTCGGTGATTATCAACGAGTTTCGGGAAGCGGTGGAAAATCTGCACCTTTCCAGCCTGATGGCCATCGGCTTCTACCTGTTCCTTATTTCCCTGGTGGTCAACCTGGTGGCGGCCTGGATCCAGCGCAAGATGTTGGTGGGCGGCCGTGGCATCTAA
- the pstS gene encoding phosphate ABC transporter substrate-binding protein PstS yields the protein MLTFHKSSTGKLWRRLSALAAAALLTVTVGAGSAAAQRVDLLGAGATFPAPLVTAMADEYRSKTNGRVTLNYQSIGSGGGIRQFIEQTVMFGMTEAFLSDEVMANIKQRTGGNAFNLPITLADVVPTYNLPGIQKGLVLNGEVLVELFLGKITRWNDPKIAALNPGVRLPVLPVTIVHRSDGSGTTNIWTSYLSRVSPEWANRVGFATSVNWPTGIGGNGNEGVAGVVMNTPGALGYNSLSYALLNDIAFAYVVNASGNLIEPSYAATTAAADIELPTDTRVLFTNTPAPDGYPAAGFAWMLVYENLEKNRAISNRAQAEALLQFLIWAITDGQELSESLGFARLPQAAIDRNFDMIRQIKWQGEKLGAKMLDNR from the coding sequence ATGTTAACGTTTCACAAAAGTTCCACTGGCAAACTTTGGCGTCGGCTTTCAGCTTTGGCTGCCGCCGCCCTGCTCACCGTAACTGTGGGGGCGGGCTCGGCCGCCGCCCAGCGCGTCGATCTACTCGGTGCCGGGGCTACTTTCCCGGCCCCGCTGGTTACCGCCATGGCCGACGAATACCGCAGCAAAACCAATGGCCGGGTCACCCTCAACTACCAGTCCATCGGTTCCGGTGGCGGTATCCGCCAGTTTATCGAGCAGACTGTGATGTTCGGCATGACCGAAGCCTTTCTCTCCGACGAGGTGATGGCGAACATTAAGCAACGGACTGGCGGTAACGCCTTCAACCTGCCGATCACCCTGGCCGATGTGGTTCCCACCTACAACCTGCCCGGCATCCAAAAAGGATTGGTGCTCAACGGTGAGGTGCTGGTGGAGTTGTTCCTGGGCAAGATTACCCGCTGGAACGATCCCAAAATTGCCGCCCTCAACCCCGGCGTGCGGTTGCCGGTCCTGCCGGTAACCATCGTGCATCGCTCCGATGGCTCCGGTACCACCAATATCTGGACCAGTTACCTGAGCCGGGTTTCCCCGGAATGGGCCAACCGGGTGGGTTTTGCCACCAGCGTCAACTGGCCCACCGGTATTGGCGGCAACGGCAACGAAGGGGTGGCCGGGGTGGTGATGAACACCCCCGGTGCCCTGGGTTACAACTCGCTGAGCTACGCCCTGCTCAATGATATTGCCTTTGCCTATGTGGTCAATGCTTCCGGCAACCTGATCGAGCCCAGCTATGCAGCCACCACCGCCGCCGCCGATATCGAATTGCCCACCGACACCCGGGTGCTTTTCACCAACACCCCGGCGCCGGACGGCTATCCGGCGGCTGGTTTTGCCTGGATGCTGGTTTATGAGAATCTGGAAAAGAACCGGGCGATCAGCAATCGCGCCCAGGCTGAAGCCCTGCTGCAATTTCTGATCTGGGCCATCACCGACGGCCAGGAGCTTTCCGAGTCGCTGGGTTTTGCCCGCCTGCCCCAGGCGGCCATCGACCGCAACTTTGATATGATCCGCCAGATCAAATGGCAGGGGGAGAAACTGGGCGCCAAGATGCTCGATAATCGTTGA
- a CDS encoding sensor histidine kinase — MRWSPHRLIWQLYPSQLLVALVALLAVSWLAGSAMKGFYKQQVAADLEARAALLHTKVVELVAAGELSQLQDYCREAGAAAATRLTVIAPDGRVLADSVEQPAQMENHAGRPEVAAALAGETASAVRLSRSTGDETLYRAIPLRRDETVIGVLRTALPLTAVQQALHEINRQIVIGGLLIALIVVLVAWLVARRLSRPLEEMRAGADRFAAGHFERSIREEGAEELAGLARAMNRMAAQLATRLYTIEYQRSQLQAVVGSMVEGVITVDGSARLLELNRAASQLLDIEPRQVRGKSIEVAIRNSGLKKLIRRTLTADAPVEGEFALLDLQGRERFCTARGNRLQRGAEHSPEARAAGRGATRGASRPFYTDSLNGQSEMMPTGEASDQGTPGAVLVISDLTRIRRLENLRRDFVANVSHELKTPITSIEGFAETLLDGALDEPEQARRFTTIILQQSRRLHAIIEDLLALSRIEQEGKRRATELAELPVLETLQVAARTCADRAAAREITLEVDASPTLRAWINPALLEQALVNLIDNAIKYGHAGRPIKISGQPAGDEILLSVSDQGPGIPSEALPRLFERFYRVDKARSTSLGGTGLGLSIVKHIAQAHGGRVGVHSVLNRGSTFTLYLPGNSPDSRPHNQTLTKS, encoded by the coding sequence ATGCGCTGGTCACCACACCGCTTGATCTGGCAGCTTTACCCCAGCCAGTTACTGGTTGCCCTGGTTGCCCTGCTGGCTGTTTCCTGGCTGGCCGGCAGCGCGATGAAGGGGTTTTACAAACAGCAGGTGGCGGCGGATCTGGAGGCCCGGGCCGCCCTGCTTCACACCAAGGTGGTCGAGCTGGTGGCGGCTGGCGAGTTGAGCCAACTGCAGGACTACTGCCGGGAAGCCGGTGCCGCCGCGGCCACCCGCCTGACGGTGATCGCCCCCGACGGCAGAGTCCTGGCCGATTCCGTCGAGCAACCGGCCCAAATGGAAAACCATGCCGGGCGCCCCGAAGTGGCCGCCGCCCTGGCTGGAGAGACGGCCAGCGCCGTGCGCTTAAGCCGTTCCACCGGCGACGAAACCCTCTACCGGGCTATTCCCTTGCGGCGGGATGAAACGGTCATCGGTGTGCTGCGCACCGCTCTGCCGCTGACTGCCGTCCAGCAGGCACTCCACGAGATTAACCGCCAGATCGTGATTGGCGGCCTGCTGATCGCCCTGATCGTGGTGCTGGTCGCCTGGCTGGTGGCCCGGCGCCTGAGCCGGCCGCTGGAAGAGATGCGGGCCGGCGCCGACCGTTTTGCCGCCGGCCATTTTGAGCGCAGCATCCGGGAAGAGGGCGCCGAAGAGCTGGCCGGGCTGGCCCGGGCGATGAACCGGATGGCCGCGCAACTGGCGACCCGCCTGTATACCATTGAGTACCAGCGGAGCCAGTTGCAGGCGGTGGTGGGCAGCATGGTGGAGGGGGTGATCACCGTTGACGGCTCGGCCCGCCTGCTGGAACTCAACCGGGCGGCCTCCCAGCTGCTGGATATTGAACCCAGGCAAGTCAGGGGGAAAAGCATCGAGGTGGCCATCCGTAACAGCGGTTTGAAAAAGTTGATCCGCCGCACTCTGACCGCCGACGCCCCGGTGGAAGGCGAGTTCGCCCTGCTCGACCTGCAGGGACGGGAACGTTTTTGCACCGCCCGCGGCAATCGCCTGCAAAGGGGCGCCGAACACTCCCCGGAAGCCCGGGCGGCCGGCAGAGGGGCGACAAGAGGCGCGAGCCGCCCCTTTTACACCGACAGCCTGAACGGCCAGTCGGAGATGATGCCGACTGGCGAGGCAAGCGACCAAGGCACACCGGGCGCGGTACTGGTTATCAGCGACCTTACCCGGATACGGCGGCTTGAAAACCTGCGCCGAGATTTTGTCGCCAACGTCTCCCACGAGCTGAAAACCCCCATTACCTCCATCGAGGGCTTTGCCGAAACCCTGCTCGATGGGGCCTTGGACGAGCCGGAACAGGCCCGTCGCTTCACCACCATTATCCTGCAGCAATCACGGCGGCTCCATGCCATCATCGAGGACTTGCTGGCCCTTTCCCGGATTGAGCAGGAAGGCAAGCGCCGGGCGACAGAGCTGGCCGAGTTGCCGGTACTGGAAACCCTGCAAGTGGCGGCGCGAACCTGTGCCGACCGGGCCGCCGCCCGGGAAATTACCCTGGAGGTGGATGCTTCTCCAACTTTACGAGCTTGGATCAACCCGGCCCTGCTGGAACAGGCCCTGGTCAATTTGATCGATAACGCCATCAAATACGGCCACGCCGGCAGGCCGATCAAAATCAGCGGGCAACCGGCCGGCGATGAAATCCTGCTCAGCGTCAGCGACCAGGGACCCGGAATCCCCAGTGAAGCCCTGCCCCGGCTCTTTGAGCGTTTCTACCGGGTGGACAAGGCCCGCAGCACCAGCCTGGGCGGCACCGGCCTGGGACTGTCCATCGTCAAGCATATCGCCCAGGCCCACGGCGGCCGGGTCGGCGTCCACAGCGTGCTTAACCGGGGCAGCACCTTCACCCTGTATCTTCCTGGAAACTCCCCGGATTCACGTCCTCATAACCAAACCCTAACGAAAAGCTAA
- the phoU gene encoding phosphate signaling complex protein PhoU, translated as MTRLIQPEIENIKSHIGEIGTLIEENLQRAVKALLTRDSDLAREVIRLDKEEIDRQEIELEEACLRIMARHQPVAGDLRFLVTVLKVNGDLERIGDLSAKIADKVLQIETLGPGSLESNGLMLPEMLQAMYNKTLKMLRQTMAAFLNGDIDLAYKVCLTDDEVDTDKRAIREELEVIIARNPAQHVYLAKLLGVARSLERIADHCTNICEDVIYMAQGEIVRHQPLH; from the coding sequence ATGACGCGCCTTATTCAGCCGGAAATTGAAAACATCAAGAGCCATATCGGGGAGATCGGCACCCTGATCGAAGAGAACCTGCAGCGGGCGGTCAAAGCGCTGCTGACCAGAGACAGCGATCTGGCACGGGAGGTCATTCGCCTGGACAAGGAAGAAATTGACCGGCAGGAAATTGAGCTGGAAGAAGCATGCCTGCGTATCATGGCCCGCCATCAGCCGGTGGCCGGAGATTTGCGTTTTCTGGTCACGGTGCTCAAGGTCAACGGCGACCTGGAGCGAATCGGCGATCTGTCGGCGAAAATAGCCGACAAGGTCCTGCAGATTGAGACGCTGGGGCCGGGCAGCCTGGAATCCAACGGGCTGATGCTGCCGGAGATGCTGCAGGCCATGTACAACAAAACCTTGAAAATGCTCCGCCAGACCATGGCGGCGTTTTTAAACGGTGATATCGACCTGGCCTACAAAGTCTGCCTCACCGATGACGAGGTGGATACCGACAAACGCGCCATCCGCGAAGAACTGGAAGTGATCATCGCCCGTAACCCGGCCCAGCACGTCTACCTGGCCAAGCTGCTGGGGGTTGCCCGATCGCTGGAACGCATCGCCGACCATTGCACCAACATCTGCGAAGATGTAATTTATATGGCCCAAGGGGAAATCGTGCGCCATCAGCCCCTGCACTAA
- a CDS encoding response regulator transcription factor, protein MTTESKPGKPTILIVEDDENIQQLVGYNLVKAGFQVIYADNGEQALALVQREAPDLVVLDVMLPGMDGYQICKTLRRDPRHRWLPIIMLTARSDDDDVTAGLDQGADDYITKPFSPKILVSRVKSALRRSRELDQDEDGGVLRLTEAGIVIDPRRHQVLVQDKPVSLTISEFSILELLARRPGWVFSRQQIIDTVRGYDYAITPRAVDVQVFGLRKKLGQAGACIETVRGVGYRLKA, encoded by the coding sequence ATGACCACAGAGAGCAAGCCCGGGAAGCCCACTATCCTGATTGTCGAGGATGACGAAAACATCCAGCAGCTGGTGGGGTATAACCTGGTTAAGGCGGGTTTCCAGGTAATCTACGCCGACAACGGCGAGCAGGCCCTGGCCCTGGTCCAGCGGGAAGCTCCCGATCTGGTGGTGCTGGATGTGATGCTGCCAGGCATGGACGGTTACCAGATCTGCAAGACCCTGCGCCGGGACCCTCGTCATCGCTGGCTCCCCATCATCATGCTCACCGCCCGCAGTGACGACGATGACGTCACCGCCGGACTGGACCAGGGCGCCGACGATTACATCACCAAGCCATTCAGCCCCAAAATCCTGGTATCTCGCGTTAAATCAGCCTTGCGCCGGAGCCGCGAGCTGGACCAGGACGAAGATGGCGGCGTGCTGCGCCTAACCGAAGCGGGGATAGTCATCGATCCCCGCCGGCATCAGGTTTTGGTGCAAGACAAGCCGGTTTCGCTGACCATTTCCGAATTCAGCATTCTCGAACTGCTGGCCCGTAGGCCCGGCTGGGTCTTCAGTCGACAGCAGATCATTGACACGGTGCGCGGTTACGATTACGCCATCACCCCCCGGGCCGTCGATGTCCAGGTCTTCGGCCTGCGCAAAAAACTGGGCCAAGCCGGCGCCTGTATCGAAACGGTGCGCGGCGTTGGCTATCGCCTCAAGGCCTGA
- a CDS encoding ABC transporter ATP-binding protein, with amino-acid sequence MSLTIRKLSVTYRDADHRLTALERLNLELAPGTITALVGESGAGKSTLALALLGLLPAAAEVSGSMALAGQQLAGLDEAGWNRVRWQQIALVPQNGGASLNPVQRLLAQVAEPLQVHRGLGRREARAAAVAALERVGLPAALGERFPHQVSGGELQRVLLAMATIMAPPYLVLDEPTAALDPEAKALVGAQLRQAAEQGTTLLLITHDLELARQLADQVAVLYLGQLLELMPGKALLREPHHPYTLALGRAFPGWESHRDLGGIKGDALYRMAHRHPVAVEQPRDHLPGNGGENDHDHDHDHVHLVGSASHHSGHHLPARGCLFQPRCTQAVAACAAREMELSRVGEHWIRCLRGGIATQLEFCGAAKRYGSVTALAPVELTLRAGETFCLLGPSGSGKSTLAQLAAGLLSPDEGQVLFQGRELRQWQRRDRLGLARRIGLVQQHPARAVSHRLTVEEIVAEPLRIQQPELSAGQRRRRVAAALREVSLPAEENFLARYPHELNLGALQRVCIARALIGDPVLLVADEPTSALDPSVQAKVLKLLLHLQTERGLTLLFITHDLGLARKIADRIGVLAAGELMEQGPAPAILRRLGLRP; translated from the coding sequence GTGAGTTTAACAATCCGTAAACTGAGCGTTACCTACCGCGATGCCGACCACCGGTTGACGGCCCTGGAGCGGCTGAACCTGGAGCTGGCGCCGGGCACCATCACCGCCCTGGTGGGAGAATCCGGGGCCGGCAAAAGTACTCTGGCCCTGGCCCTGCTGGGCCTGCTGCCGGCGGCTGCCGAAGTAAGCGGCAGCATGGCTCTGGCCGGGCAACAGTTGGCCGGCCTTGATGAGGCGGGCTGGAATCGGGTTCGCTGGCAGCAAATTGCCCTGGTGCCGCAAAACGGTGGCGCCTCCCTCAACCCGGTGCAGCGGTTGCTGGCCCAAGTGGCGGAGCCGTTACAGGTACACCGGGGGCTGGGGCGGCGGGAAGCGCGGGCGGCGGCCGTGGCGGCGCTGGAGCGGGTCGGGCTGCCGGCGGCCCTTGGCGAGCGCTTTCCCCACCAGGTCAGCGGTGGAGAGTTACAGCGGGTGTTGCTGGCCATGGCCACCATTATGGCGCCGCCCTATCTGGTGCTGGATGAGCCCACGGCCGCCCTGGACCCCGAGGCCAAGGCCCTGGTCGGTGCCCAGTTGCGGCAGGCCGCCGAGCAGGGAACGACCCTGTTGCTGATCACCCACGACCTGGAACTGGCCCGGCAACTGGCCGATCAGGTAGCGGTGCTCTACCTGGGGCAACTGCTGGAACTCATGCCCGGCAAGGCCCTGCTGCGCGAGCCTCACCACCCTTATACCCTGGCCTTGGGGCGGGCCTTCCCCGGCTGGGAGAGTCACCGTGATCTGGGTGGGATCAAGGGCGACGCCCTTTACCGGATGGCACACCGCCACCCGGTTGCCGTGGAGCAACCCCGCGACCACTTACCGGGTAATGGCGGTGAAAATGACCATGACCATGACCATGACCATGTCCACCTGGTGGGCAGTGCCAGCCATCATAGCGGCCATCATTTGCCGGCTCGGGGATGCCTCTTTCAACCCCGCTGCACCCAGGCGGTGGCGGCCTGCGCCGCCCGGGAAATGGAGTTGAGTCGGGTGGGGGAGCACTGGATTCGCTGTCTGCGGGGCGGGATCGCCACGCAACTGGAGTTTTGCGGGGCCGCCAAGCGCTACGGCAGCGTTACCGCCCTGGCGCCTGTCGAGTTAACCTTGCGGGCCGGGGAAACCTTCTGCCTGCTGGGCCCCTCCGGCTCCGGCAAAAGCACCCTGGCCCAGTTGGCCGCCGGCCTGTTGTCGCCCGATGAGGGGCAGGTGCTTTTTCAGGGCCGTGAGTTACGGCAGTGGCAGCGCCGCGACCGTTTGGGGTTGGCGCGCAGGATCGGCCTGGTGCAGCAGCATCCGGCCCGGGCGGTCAGTCATCGTCTTACGGTGGAGGAGATCGTGGCCGAGCCGCTGCGCATCCAGCAGCCGGAGTTAAGCGCCGGGCAACGGCGCCGGCGGGTGGCCGCCGCCCTGCGCGAGGTCAGCCTGCCGGCCGAGGAAAACTTTCTGGCCCGTTACCCCCACGAGTTGAACTTGGGGGCTCTGCAACGGGTCTGCATTGCCCGGGCCCTGATTGGCGACCCCGTCCTGCTGGTGGCCGACGAACCCACCAGCGCCCTGGACCCCAGTGTGCAAGCCAAGGTGCTGAAATTATTGTTGCACCTGCAAACCGAACGCGGCCTGACCCTGCTTTTTATCACCCACGATCTCGGCCTGGCCCGTAAGATCGCCGATCGGATCGGGGTGTTGGCCGCCGGCGAGCTGATGGAGCAGGGGCCGGCGCCAGCGATCTTGCGGCGGCTGGGACTCAGGCCTTGA
- a CDS encoding ABC transporter permease, with protein MHLNLYRRLRGDPWFVLGAGLALALGLLLLASPWLIRHDPYAMDFVPLSAPSAQHWLGVNDGGMDIWAELLTGFGNTLIFGLFTGLLGLGLGVAVGLSCAWFRGLYDLCLMRLADLLLAIPAVLVLILLAAYLRPSAWLLALVLALMAWPTSARVIRAQALTLQERSHLLAARQMGGSSFYLLGRHLLPELFPLYLIGFAALVRMAVFMEASLSFLGLFDPGRKSLGMMVGRALPYYYLEIGWYWLLPPVLLLTMLLLSITLLAVSLEKIFDPRLKEHW; from the coding sequence ATGCATTTGAATCTGTACCGCCGGTTGCGCGGTGATCCCTGGTTTGTGCTGGGGGCGGGTTTGGCCTTGGCGCTGGGCTTGCTGTTGCTGGCTTCGCCCTGGCTGATCCGGCACGACCCTTATGCCATGGATTTTGTCCCTTTGAGCGCCCCTTCGGCCCAGCACTGGCTGGGGGTCAATGACGGTGGCATGGATATCTGGGCGGAGCTGCTGACCGGCTTTGGCAACACCCTGATCTTCGGTCTGTTCACCGGCCTGCTCGGCCTGGGGTTGGGGGTTGCGGTGGGGCTCAGTTGCGCCTGGTTTCGGGGGCTTTACGATCTCTGCCTGATGCGGCTGGCCGACCTGCTGCTGGCGATTCCGGCAGTACTGGTGCTGATCCTGCTGGCCGCCTACCTGCGCCCCTCGGCCTGGTTACTGGCGCTGGTGCTGGCCTTGATGGCCTGGCCCACCAGCGCCAGGGTGATCCGCGCCCAGGCCCTGACCCTGCAAGAGCGTTCCCACCTGCTGGCCGCCCGCCAGATGGGGGGATCAAGCTTCTATCTGCTGGGCCGCCATCTGTTGCCGGAACTCTTCCCGCTCTACCTGATCGGTTTCGCCGCCCTGGTGCGGATGGCGGTCTTCATGGAGGCGTCGCTGAGCTTTCTGGGTCTGTTTGATCCCGGTCGCAAATCGCTGGGGATGATGGTCGGCCGGGCCTTGCCCTACTATTATCTGGAGATCGGCTGGTACTGGCTGTTGCCGCCGGTGCTGCTGCTGACCATGCTGCTGCTGAGCATCACGCTGTTGGCGGTGAGCCTGGAAAAAATTTTTGACCCGAGGCTTAAGGAACACTGGTGA
- a CDS encoding ABC transporter permease, which translates to MMSVLWRRGVVYLLAALAIVYVGYRLPGLLPGDYVTTVYGGAEVVLTADQEQLLRARYAAADNFFSYLQNLLLLDWGESWAHKTPVFTLIMAALPWTLLLMGGAHLLATALGMIAGVEAAWRRGGRLEKAGVGSMTLLQGVPELALGVVLLLVFSYQLGWLPAGGGLSAYAEAGTGGLLLDLLRHLLLPLATLVLAWFPGNFLLARASMVLVLRQPFLVTARAKGLPPWRVRYRHAARNVLLPLVTRFGLRLAFMVTGALVVETLFAYPGLGTLLYQAISLRDLPLVQGIVLAAILALLAVNLGLELLYGRLDPRTW; encoded by the coding sequence ATGATGAGTGTATTGTGGCGGCGGGGGGTGGTTTATCTGCTGGCGGCCCTGGCGATTGTCTATGTGGGCTACCGCCTGCCGGGGTTGCTGCCGGGGGATTATGTCACCACCGTTTACGGCGGGGCGGAAGTGGTGTTGACCGCCGACCAGGAGCAGTTGTTGCGGGCCCGTTATGCCGCCGCCGACAATTTTTTTTCCTACCTGCAGAACCTGCTGTTGCTCGACTGGGGCGAGTCCTGGGCCCATAAAACCCCGGTGTTTACTTTGATCATGGCGGCCCTGCCCTGGACCCTGCTGCTGATGGGCGGGGCGCATCTGCTGGCCACCGCGCTGGGGATGATCGCCGGGGTGGAGGCGGCCTGGCGTCGGGGCGGGCGACTGGAAAAGGCCGGGGTGGGGAGCATGACCCTCCTGCAAGGGGTGCCGGAACTGGCGCTGGGCGTGGTTCTGCTGCTGGTTTTTTCCTATCAGTTGGGCTGGCTGCCGGCTGGTGGCGGTCTCAGCGCCTATGCCGAGGCCGGGACGGGCGGGCTGCTGCTCGATCTGCTGCGCCATCTGCTCCTGCCGCTGGCCACCCTGGTGCTGGCCTGGTTTCCCGGCAACTTCCTGCTGGCCCGGGCCTCCATGGTGCTGGTGTTGCGGCAGCCGTTTCTGGTCACCGCCCGGGCCAAAGGGCTGCCGCCGTGGCGGGTGCGCTACCGCCATGCCGCCCGCAATGTGCTGTTGCCGCTGGTTACCCGTTTTGGCCTGCGGCTGGCCTTTATGGTCACCGGCGCCCTGGTGGTGGAAACCCTCTTTGCCTATCCGGGCCTGGGCACGCTGCTTTACCAGGCCATCTCCCTGCGGGATCTGCCGCTGGTTCAGGGGATCGTGCTGGCCGCCATCCTGGCTCTGCTGGCGGTCAACCTGGGCCTGGAACTGTTGTACGGCCGCCTTGACCCCCGCACTTGGTAA